The DNA segment AACAATCCGAACCACTACGGACTCAACTATTTTTTTGGCGAGGCCGGAGCCGGCTATAGCGCATTCATGCTGAAGCTGGGTTATGAGGTGCTGGAGGGTAACGGAACCCAAAGCGTACAGACGCCGTTGGCCACGTTGCACGCCTTCGACGGTTGGGCGGATGTGTTCCTCACGACCCCGCCCAACGGGTTGGATGACCGTTATATCACCGGTGGCGCCGGGCTGATGGGGGTCGATCTGCTCTTGACCTACCATGATTTCACGGCGAACAAGGGCAGTGCCGGCTACGGCACGGAGTGGGATTTCCAGGCCAAGAAGACGTTCGCAAAGCGCTACACGGTGGGGCTGACCTATGCGAACTTCAACGCAGACAGCAACGCGCCGTTCAGGGATGTGCGCAAACTCTGGCTGTGGGGGCAGATGCGGTTTTCGACGCTTTGAGCCGGCGCCACACGGTAGGGATAGGGGACCTTTGGAGGTGTTGGTCGCGCGGACGCGGTCGCGTCCGCGCGAGCGGCGGCACCAACCGCGGCGTGCCGACCACGTGGCGCGCTATAGTGCGCGGGGCGTAGACTCGGGCTAGCCCACCGGTGGCCGCAGCAGGTAGCCGGTGAGGCTGCGGCCGCGGTAGGCACATGGCGCGTGGTGTCTGTCGGCCGGAACGGGATTTCTGGTCGGCGGGTTACGGGTTGCGGTAGTCGATACGGTCTTACTGCCGTGAGCGGTAGCGGTAAGTGTGAACGGCGGGGTTCCGGCGCGGCACCGCCCGGGGTCCGCGTGGCGGCAGGTTAGGGGATTTCGAGGACCAATTTTCCGGTGAGCGAACCCTTCTCCAACAGTGCATGGGCCTTCGCCGCCTGGTCAAGCGGGAAGGTCTCGTTGACGTGGACCCGCAGACGGCCCTCGTCAACGAGTTGGGCGCAGGCCTCGAGGACTTGCGCGTGGTGCTGTTGGGCTTGACGCAGGCCGTGCAACATCGGGGAGAGCATTAATTCGTAGCTGATCCGCAGATTCCGGCTCCGGGCCTCCTTCCAGTCGACCTCCGGGCCGGGCTGTAGCAGAGTGACCAGATCGGCGTAGAAACGCGCCGCCCCGAAACTGCGGACAAAGGTATCGCCACCCACGGTATCCAGGATCAGGTCGGCGCCCTCGCCGCCACTCCAGGCTAGCACTGCCTGCACGAAATCGGTCTCCCGGTACAGGACTGCCTCATGGACCCCGAGCCGGGTCACAAAATCCGCCTTCTCCCGGGAACCCACGGTAGTGCATACCCACGCGTCCTGTACCAGGGCCAGCTGGATCGCGACGTGCCCGACGCCCCCGGCCCCGGCGTGAATCAAAATGCGTTGCCCGGCCTTGAGACGGCCACGGTCATATAGGGATTCCCAGGCGGTGATGGTGACCAGAGGGAGCGCGGCGGCGGCGGTAAAATCCAGGGTTGTGGGCTTGTGGGCGGCGAGCATTTCATCCACAACGGCGTATTCGGCATAATTGCCCGGATGCCCGCCGATACCGCCGTTGCAGAAATAGACCTCGTCCCCGGCCTGGAAACGGTGCACGTCCTCGCCCACCGCTTCGACCACGCCGGCACCGTCGCAACCCAGGATCGTCGGCATCCGGTCGGGAAAATAGGTGCCGCGGGCACGCAGCTTGGTGTCCACCGGATTGACCCCGGCCGCCTTGAGCCGCACCAGCATCTCGGAGCTGGTCTCGATCTCCGGCCGTGGCGCGTCCTGCACCTTCAGGACCGACGGACCCCCAGCGGCGGTCATGACAGCCGCCTTCATGGTGTCCGTGGCCTTTTTGCGGATTAATTTGGCCATGGAAAAAACATCGCTCCATCCCCGGTCCGGCGTCAAGCGCGCCGCAGCGGCCGTGCCCTGGTACCCTGTACCAGTCATACTATCGACCGGGAGGCCGATGCCTGAACCATGGCGACTGAAATCGAACGCAAATTCCTGGTCCGCAGCGACGCTTGGCGCACCCAGGTACGGGACTCGACCGAATACCGGCAGGGATACTTCGCGGGTATGGAGCGTTGCTCGGTGCGGGTACGGGTGGGTCCCCAGGGGGCGTTTCTCAACATCAAGGGGGCGACCCTGGGGGTGGAACGGCACGAGTATGAGTATCCCATCCCGAAAACGGACGCAGAGGAACTGCTGGCGCAGTTCTGCGTCCGGCCTATGATCAGCAAGGTTCGCCATCGAGTCCCCTACGCCGGCCACCTGTGGGAAATCGACGTGTTCCAGGGAGACAACGCCGGGTTGGTGGTGGCGGAGATCGAGCTCGGTGCCGCGGACGAGGCCTTCGAGCGTCCGGAATGGCTCGGCGAGGAGGTGTCCAATGATCCGCGCTATTACAACGTATGCCTGGTGTCCCATCCCTACAAGGACTGGTCATGAAGCGCGGGCTGCGATGGCTGGCGTGCTGCGCTGCGCTGCTGCTGACGTCCTGCGGCACGCGGATCCCGGCTGGGTCCGCGCTCGCGGCGGTGCCCCTGCGGTTCGGGCTCGCCACCGCACCCATCACCCTGGATCCGCGCTATGCGACGGATGCGGCTTCGAGCCGCATCGACCGGTTGCTGTACCGTGGCTTGGTGACCTTCGATGCCGCGGCACGCCCGGTGCCGGATCTGGCCCATTGGGAACGCCTCAGCCCCACCGTGTACCGCTTTCATCTTGGTGCCAGGGGCCGGGAATTCCAGGACGGTGAGCATCTGACCTCCGCGGATGTAAAGGCCACCTACGAATCCATTTTGAACCCCGCCACTGGGTCGCCGCTGCGCGATACCCTGAAGCGGGTCGCGGGGATCCGGAGCATCGATACGCCGGACCCGGATACCGTGGACTTTGTGCTGGATCGTCCCAACGCCCTGTTTCCCAGCTACCTGACGGTGGGTATTCTGCCCAAGCGGCTTCTGGACTCGGGGCATCGCTTTGCACAGGACCCGGTGGGCAGTGGACCGTTCGCGTTCGTGGCTTGGCCCGACGCCGAACGGCTGCTCCTGCGCCGTCGCCGGGACGGACAGGCCTTTGAATTCCTCGTGGTGCGTGACCCCACGGTGCGCGTATTGAAGCTGCTGCGCGGGGAGATCGACATGCTGCAGAACGACCTGCCGCCGGAGTTGATTACCTACCTGGAGCGGCGCAAGGACGTGCGGGTGGAGCACGCACGCGGCACCAACCTCACCTACCTGGGATTCAACCTGCGCGACCCAATCACCGGGCAGCTGCGGGTGCGCCGCGCCATCGCGCACGCCATCAACCGTGCGGCCATCATCCGTTACGTACTGGGTGGCGCGGCACGCCCTGCCGAATCGCTGCTGCCGCCAAGCCACTGGGCCGGCAACCCGGACCTGCACGGGTACGCCTACGACCCGGCCCGGGCCCGGGCGTTGCTGCGCGCGGCGGGCTTCGGGCCGGGGCATCCGGCACGCATCACCTACAAGACCTCCAGCGATCCGTTCCGGGTGCGGCTCGCCACCGTCATTCAGTATCAGCTCGGCCAGGTGGGCATCCATGTGCACCTGCAGAGCTACGACTGGGGCACGTTCTATGGGGACATCAAATCCGGCCGGTTCCAGATGTACAGCCTGTCCTGGGTCGGGATCAAGAGCCCGGACATCTTCCGCTACGTGTTCTACAGCACCTCTATTCCGCCTGAGGGCGCCAACCGGGGCTATTTCGCGAGCCCGGTGGCCGATCACCTCATCGACGCCGCCGAGGCGTCCCCGGATCTCGCCGTCAAGTCGCGGGACTACCGGGAGCTGCAGGCCTATCTGCTGAAGGAACTTCCATACCTGCCCCTGTGGTTCGAGGATCAGACCTTCGTGGCGCGGCGCGACATCGTGGGCTATCACGTGGAGCCGGACGGCAACTATGATGGGTTGAACACGATCCGGCGGGTGTCCACGGTGCGCCGGACCGGCACGGGGTCGCCATGAGTGAGCGGATCGTCCACGTCAGTCTGTCCCGGCAGCAGTTGCAACTGCGGGTGGCGGGCGAGGTGCGCCTGGATTGTCCCGCCGCCAGCGCCCGCAACGGCGCCGGCGAGCGATTCGGCAGCGAGTGCACGCCGCGGGGCTGGCATGTGATCCGCGCGAAGATCGGCGCCGGGTGTCCGCCGGATACGGTATTCGTGGCACGGCGGCCCACCGGAGAGGTCTACACTCCGGAACTGCGCCGCCGACACCCGGAACGGGATTGGATCCTTACCCGCATCCTGTGGCTGAGTGGCCTGGAGCTGGGCCGCAATCGCCTGGGCCCGGTGGATACCATGCGCCGCTACATCTATATTCACGGCTGCCCGGACGAGGACATCTTGGGGATACCGGGGTCCCATGGGTGCGTCAAGCTGCGCAATACGGATGTGATTCGCCTGTTCGATCAGGTACAGGTGGGTGACCGTGTGTGTATCGAGCCGTAACCGGGCGATGCCAGGTCAGGGAGCACAGGTGTGATCGGCTTCACGATACGGCGCTTGTTGAGTGCCGCCCTGGTGGTGGCTGGCGTGGTGGTGCTGGTCTTCATGCTGGTCCATCTGGCGCCCGGAGATCCGGTGGACGTGATGCTGGGGGAATCCGCCCTGCCCGCGGACCGTGTGGCGCTGCGCCACGCCCTGGGTCTGGACCGCCCGGTCCTCGTGCAGCTGGTCACGTACTTCCGGCACCTGCTGCACTTGAACCTGGGCACCTCCCTCTACTCCCAGCAACCGGTGGCGGAGATTCTGGCCCAGCGTATCCCCGCCACTGCGGAACTGGCGTTGGCGGCGCTGGTGGTGGCGGTATGCCTCGCGTTTCCACTGGGAATTCTGGCGGCGGTGCGCAAAGACACCCGATGGGATTATGGCGCGATGGGCTTCGCGCTGCTGGGCGTGTCGATCCCCAACTTCTGGATGGGGCCGCTGCTGATCCTGGTGTTCTCCGTGGGGCTCGGCTGGTTTCCGGTGAGCGGGCGCGCCGGGTTTTCCTCTTTAGTGCTGCCGGCGATCACGCTCGGCACCGCGATGGCGGCGAT comes from the Chromatiales bacterium 21-64-14 genome and includes:
- a CDS encoding alcohol dehydrogenase, producing the protein MKAAVMTAAGGPSVLKVQDAPRPEIETSSEMLVRLKAAGVNPVDTKLRARGTYFPDRMPTILGCDGAGVVEAVGEDVHRFQAGDEVYFCNGGIGGHPGNYAEYAVVDEMLAAHKPTTLDFTAAAALPLVTITAWESLYDRGRLKAGQRILIHAGAGGVGHVAIQLALVQDAWVCTTVGSREKADFVTRLGVHEAVLYRETDFVQAVLAWSGGEGADLILDTVGGDTFVRSFGAARFYADLVTLLQPGPEVDWKEARSRNLRISYELMLSPMLHGLRQAQQHHAQVLEACAQLVDEGRLRVHVNETFPLDQAAKAHALLEKGSLTGKLVLEIP
- a CDS encoding adenylate cyclase, which codes for MATEIERKFLVRSDAWRTQVRDSTEYRQGYFAGMERCSVRVRVGPQGAFLNIKGATLGVERHEYEYPIPKTDAEELLAQFCVRPMISKVRHRVPYAGHLWEIDVFQGDNAGLVVAEIELGAADEAFERPEWLGEEVSNDPRYYNVCLVSHPYKDWS
- a CDS encoding peptide ABC transporter substrate-binding protein, with the protein product MKRGLRWLACCAALLLTSCGTRIPAGSALAAVPLRFGLATAPITLDPRYATDAASSRIDRLLYRGLVTFDAAARPVPDLAHWERLSPTVYRFHLGARGREFQDGEHLTSADVKATYESILNPATGSPLRDTLKRVAGIRSIDTPDPDTVDFVLDRPNALFPSYLTVGILPKRLLDSGHRFAQDPVGSGPFAFVAWPDAERLLLRRRRDGQAFEFLVVRDPTVRVLKLLRGEIDMLQNDLPPELITYLERRKDVRVEHARGTNLTYLGFNLRDPITGQLRVRRAIAHAINRAAIIRYVLGGAARPAESLLPPSHWAGNPDLHGYAYDPARARALLRAAGFGPGHPARITYKTSSDPFRVRLATVIQYQLGQVGIHVHLQSYDWGTFYGDIKSGRFQMYSLSWVGIKSPDIFRYVFYSTSIPPEGANRGYFASPVADHLIDAAEASPDLAVKSRDYRELQAYLLKELPYLPLWFEDQTFVARRDIVGYHVEPDGNYDGLNTIRRVSTVRRTGTGSP
- a CDS encoding L,D-transpeptidase, whose protein sequence is MSERIVHVSLSRQQLQLRVAGEVRLDCPAASARNGAGERFGSECTPRGWHVIRAKIGAGCPPDTVFVARRPTGEVYTPELRRRHPERDWILTRILWLSGLELGRNRLGPVDTMRRYIYIHGCPDEDILGIPGSHGCVKLRNTDVIRLFDQVQVGDRVCIEP
- a CDS encoding glutathione ABC transporter permease GsiC (with GsiABD is involved in the transport of glutathione into the cell); translation: MLVHLAPGDPVDVMLGESALPADRVALRHALGLDRPVLVQLVTYFRHLLHLNLGTSLYSQQPVAEILAQRIPATAELALAALVVAVCLAFPLGILAAVRKDTRWDYGAMGFALLGVSIPNFWMGPLLILVFSVGLGWFPVSGRAGFSSLVLPAITLGTAMAAILSRMVRSALLEVLGEDYIRTARAKGLAERTVILRHGLRNALLPVLTLIGLQLGTLLGGAVITEMVFSWPGVGQLLVDAIHRRDYPVVQACVLLISVTYVVVNMLTDLVYAWADPRMRGGGAG